In Pleurocapsa sp. PCC 7319, the following are encoded in one genomic region:
- a CDS encoding creatininase family protein, whose product MMHGFIPPQRYFPYLTWTEIEQMPNKKDVVIIQPIGAIEQHGPHLPIAVDSAISLGVLGKALEKLESNIPAYALPCLYYGKSNEHWGFPGTITLNATTLLAVITEMAVSIYRSGFRKLVLMNSHGGQPQIMEIAARDIHQQFQDFAVFPLFTWRVPHIAGDLLTSQELEYGIHAGDAETSIMLSLLPDQVHMDRAVKEYPQGLPEDSLLDMEGKLPFAWLTKELSKSGVMGDATVATKEKGDRILQSVADGWVQVIQDIYQFQQPK is encoded by the coding sequence ATGATGCACGGCTTTATTCCACCTCAACGCTATTTTCCCTATCTAACCTGGACCGAAATAGAGCAAATGCCCAATAAAAAAGATGTGGTTATTATTCAACCGATTGGGGCGATCGAACAACATGGTCCTCATTTACCTATTGCTGTCGATTCTGCTATCAGTTTAGGAGTATTAGGTAAAGCTTTAGAAAAATTGGAGTCCAATATTCCTGCTTATGCTTTGCCCTGCCTTTATTACGGCAAATCTAATGAACATTGGGGTTTTCCTGGCACCATTACCCTTAATGCCACAACTCTACTAGCTGTAATTACAGAAATGGCAGTCAGTATTTATCGTTCAGGTTTTCGTAAGCTAGTGTTGATGAATTCCCATGGTGGGCAACCACAAATTATGGAAATAGCTGCTAGAGATATTCACCAACAATTTCAAGACTTTGCTGTATTTCCTTTATTTACTTGGCGAGTGCCCCATATTGCAGGCGATCTGCTCACTTCCCAAGAATTAGAATATGGCATTCATGCAGGAGATGCGGAGACCAGTATTATGCTTTCCCTCTTGCCCGATCAGGTACACATGGATCGAGCAGTGAAAGAATATCCTCAAGGTTTACCAGAAGATAGTCTATTAGATATGGAGGGTAAGTTACCATTTGCTTGGCTCACCAAAGAATTAAGCAAAAGCGGGGTTATGGGAGATGCTACTGTTGCCACTAAAGAAAAAGGCGATCGCATTTTACAATCAGTTGCTGACGGTTGGGTACAGGTAATTCAAGATATTTACCAATTTCAACAGCCTAAATAA
- a CDS encoding cyclic nucleotide-binding domain-containing protein → MDSKLKFLTSDDYNILLEKAQVATYKQHEVILKEGRLSQSIYLVRKGLVRVERAASGRGVAISFLEPGEVFGEMSFLEGVPTSAAAIAQEDVEICILDKQNIYSLLTSVPGLSDRFYQSLAHNLSSRLRETSSLVAHLMRRVSVSPEFETQRTGHVGQNTIPPELIGETELFKKNLCSVEEDIRGKQLSETAAQEKINKICNMLISSFREQIIQEPKIQKAIGTYIFRETFPFFMLSSFFDRAFRKPGGYVSDCYITELLSQNEPEGDGYLGIYLDRWIRSLPTCIALKNRGGIITATIKELGENWVVDTPMPVTSVASGSASEILDLYFLSSPPNVHVTCIDFNHQDLSDAANMAHKWGFQDNLTFIQDNLFLLAEGYSHIDIPPQQMVYSVSVANYLRDRELIRLLDWIYDRLLPNGTIILGNFYAANPDRVLLEHILEWHLIYRTTEELRKLFSHSKFRSFPIEIQSDEYGAELFAVCTKIWQD, encoded by the coding sequence ATGGACAGTAAACTAAAATTTCTCACTTCTGATGACTACAATATTTTGCTAGAAAAAGCTCAGGTTGCGACCTACAAACAACACGAAGTCATTCTTAAGGAAGGGCGTTTATCCCAATCAATTTATCTAGTCAGAAAAGGACTAGTTAGGGTTGAAAGGGCAGCTTCGGGTAGAGGAGTAGCAATCTCCTTTCTAGAGCCAGGAGAAGTTTTTGGTGAAATGTCTTTTTTGGAAGGCGTTCCTACTAGTGCAGCGGCAATTGCCCAGGAAGATGTGGAAATTTGTATTCTAGACAAGCAAAATATTTATTCGTTGCTAACCTCTGTACCAGGTTTATCGGATCGATTTTATCAATCTCTGGCTCATAATTTATCTAGTCGTTTACGGGAAACTTCTTCTTTAGTTGCTCATTTAATGCGCCGGGTGAGTGTTTCGCCTGAATTCGAAACCCAGCGCACTGGACATGTGGGACAAAATACTATTCCCCCAGAACTGATAGGAGAAACAGAGCTGTTTAAAAAGAACCTTTGCAGTGTTGAGGAAGATATTCGCGGTAAACAACTAAGTGAAACAGCAGCTCAGGAAAAAATCAATAAAATCTGCAATATGCTAATTAGCTCTTTTCGAGAGCAAATAATTCAAGAACCAAAAATTCAAAAGGCGATCGGAACCTACATCTTCCGAGAGACTTTTCCTTTTTTTATGCTCAGTAGCTTTTTTGACCGAGCCTTTCGTAAACCGGGAGGCTATGTCAGTGATTGTTATATTACTGAGTTACTATCCCAGAATGAGCCGGAAGGAGATGGATATCTGGGGATTTATTTAGATCGTTGGATTCGTTCTTTACCTACCTGTATTGCTCTCAAAAATCGTGGCGGCATCATCACCGCTACTATTAAGGAACTAGGAGAAAATTGGGTTGTTGATACTCCGATGCCTGTAACTAGTGTAGCTAGTGGTTCAGCCTCAGAAATTTTAGACTTGTATTTTCTGAGTTCGCCTCCCAACGTTCATGTTACTTGTATTGATTTTAATCATCAGGATTTATCTGACGCTGCTAATATGGCCCATAAATGGGGTTTTCAGGATAATTTGACTTTTATTCAGGATAATCTTTTTCTATTAGCTGAGGGTTATAGTCATATTGATATTCCTCCCCAACAAATGGTTTATAGCGTTAGTGTGGCAAATTATCTGCGCGATCGCGAGTTAATTCGCCTTCTGGACTGGATCTATGACCGTCTTTTACCTAACGGGACAATTATTTTAGGCAACTTTTACGCGGCCAATCCCGATCGCGTATTACTAGAGCATATTTTAGAGTGGCACTTGATTTATCGTACAACCGAAGAACTAAGAAAATTATTTTCTCATTCCAAATTCCGTTCTTTTCCCATAGAAATACAGTCAGATGAATATGGCGCTGAGTTATTTGCTGTCTGTACTAAAATTTGGCAAGATTAA
- a CDS encoding GNAT family N-acetyltransferase codes for MYIRNAVTQDLPAIVNIYNQSIPSRQATADTEPVTVASRLDWYRNRCSNRPLWVAIEENEILGWLSFQNFYGRPAYQHTAEISIYVQSPYHRRGIGSRLLEQAIAQSPQLQLNTLLAFVFGHNQPSLNLFSRYGFSQWGYLPDIAELDNNTRSLVILGLKLTPSPSKY; via the coding sequence ATGTACATTCGTAATGCTGTAACCCAAGACTTACCAGCAATTGTCAATATTTACAATCAAAGTATTCCCAGTCGTCAAGCTACTGCCGATACTGAGCCAGTCACAGTTGCTAGTCGCTTAGATTGGTACCGAAATCGTTGTAGTAATCGTCCCTTATGGGTTGCTATTGAAGAAAATGAAATTCTAGGATGGTTGAGTTTTCAGAACTTTTATGGTCGCCCTGCTTATCAGCATACTGCTGAAATTAGTATTTATGTCCAATCACCATATCATCGTCGAGGTATTGGCAGTAGACTTTTAGAACAAGCGATCGCCCAAAGCCCACAATTACAATTAAATACCCTATTAGCTTTTGTATTTGGTCACAATCAACCTAGTCTCAATCTATTTTCCCGTTATGGCTTTAGTCAGTGGGGTTATCTGCCAGATATTGCCGAACTTGATAATAACACCAGGAGCTTAGTAATTCTAGGACTAAAATTGACACCTTCTCCGTCTAAATATTAA
- a CDS encoding hybrid sensor histidine kinase/response regulator, producing MNSNSPLNNIFKLPLRTVLILPFVVQLLVIAVSFGYLSISNSQSNNSSIEMSQQAENNQAKSTGVSPQLMMLMYLSILGVGVGSSIYISGRISQSISQLEQASQAIALENSEPEIDVEGVKEISSLAKSLNQLIQRFQASVQDKQGINEQLEMRLEEIAGELSKSQKALQKVEDTNKTKENILGNISQQLRTPLNQILEQAQNLQSNITQINELSWQDAKSNQVDGLKIVEETGTNLLSLLDNYLHLSQLETKTLKLKPHNLHFSGFLQKIKATAQNIVKNYDGITFSYEINGQLPSNIKADAERLQQVLVNLITTGTTSITEGTVTLIVSIIKTIEPQSSDLLPQKIIRFEIVNRGATKKRPQQEQEFVDVNLTISQEIVSLMGGELEIGSQSNKGSIFWFDSTFLVTDVLREFKHNDITEIINQLSQKPKILVVDDTEENRLLLVDILEPMGFKVLLAENGNEGIEVASQNHPDIILTDLFMGGKTGFSMVKDLRKMPEFVELPIIAISASGFDVVAAKSKESGCDAFLQKPIDQAELMSMLVQYLQLEWRSIETSANY from the coding sequence ATGAATAGCAACTCGCCTCTAAATAATATTTTCAAATTGCCTTTACGTACTGTACTTATCTTGCCATTCGTAGTTCAATTATTAGTAATTGCTGTCAGTTTTGGCTATTTATCTATAAGTAATAGCCAATCTAATAATTCTTCTATCGAAATGTCTCAGCAAGCTGAAAATAATCAGGCTAAATCTACTGGTGTTAGCCCTCAATTAATGATGTTAATGTATCTCAGCATTTTGGGAGTAGGAGTAGGTTCAAGTATTTATATTTCTGGTCGTATTAGTCAATCAATTTCCCAATTAGAACAAGCGAGTCAAGCGATCGCCTTAGAAAATTCAGAACCAGAAATAGATGTTGAAGGAGTAAAAGAAATAAGCTCATTGGCTAAATCTTTAAATCAACTCATTCAGCGTTTTCAAGCATCTGTACAGGATAAACAAGGAATTAATGAACAGTTAGAAATGAGACTTGAGGAAATAGCTGGCGAACTTAGCAAGTCTCAGAAAGCCTTACAAAAAGTTGAAGATACTAACAAAACTAAAGAGAACATCTTAGGAAATATTAGTCAACAGTTACGCACTCCTTTAAATCAAATTTTAGAGCAAGCCCAAAACCTACAAAGCAATATAACTCAAATCAATGAATTGAGTTGGCAAGACGCTAAATCAAATCAAGTTGATGGCTTGAAAATTGTTGAGGAAACAGGAACTAATTTATTATCTTTGTTGGACAATTATTTGCACTTATCCCAACTAGAAACAAAAACTCTGAAACTAAAACCGCACAACTTACATTTTTCTGGGTTTTTACAAAAAATAAAAGCAACAGCACAAAATATAGTTAAAAATTATGATGGTATTACTTTTAGCTACGAGATAAATGGACAATTACCTTCTAACATCAAAGCCGATGCTGAGCGATTACAGCAAGTATTAGTCAATCTAATTACTACGGGAACCACCTCAATTACGGAAGGCACAGTCACCTTAATAGTCAGCATCATTAAAACTATTGAACCTCAGTCATCCGATCTTTTGCCCCAGAAAATAATTCGTTTTGAAATTGTCAATCGAGGAGCTACGAAAAAACGACCTCAGCAGGAACAGGAATTTGTCGATGTCAATTTAACTATTAGCCAAGAGATAGTTAGCTTGATGGGTGGAGAATTAGAAATTGGTTCTCAATCTAATAAAGGTTCAATATTTTGGTTTGATAGCACTTTCTTGGTGACAGATGTTTTGAGAGAATTCAAACATAACGATATTACTGAAATCATTAATCAGCTCAGTCAAAAACCCAAAATTCTAGTGGTAGATGATACCGAGGAAAATCGTTTACTTTTAGTTGATATTTTGGAACCGATGGGATTTAAAGTATTACTTGCGGAAAATGGTAACGAAGGTATTGAAGTGGCTTCTCAAAATCATCCCGATATAATTCTGACTGATTTATTTATGGGAGGAAAAACCGGCTTTAGTATGGTAAAAGATCTGCGGAAAATGCCTGAATTTGTCGAATTACCTATTATTGCTATTTCTGCCAGTGGTTTTGATGTGGTTGCAGCTAAAAGTAAGGAGTCTGGATGTGATGCGTTTTTACAAAAGCCCATCGATCAAGCGGAGTTAATGTCTATGCTCGTACAATATCTACAGCTAGAATGGCGTAGTATTGAAACTTCTGCTAATTATTAA
- a CDS encoding DnaJ domain-containing protein, whose protein sequence is MARAENYYSTLGVSQKATIKEIKLAFRRLARQYHPDLNPNDPVSAEKFKQISQAYDILSDTTKRRRYDRRIPVNGREKTAKKRTTPSQPRRKMTHPQTAQEFYNRGTLRTQTKDYQRAIEDYTQAIRLDPKFIDAYLKRCEMRYKLGNNQGVLDDCYQIFSIDSKVAKAHYYQGRARYSLGYTEPAIESYSLAIAQDNHYPQAYYYRGIAYKDLQVADSAIQDLNQAAELFRTRKNYEAYRRSLKVINEITKNKNIFGWMDSLIQNSLVTMSLSFFNPGGGLLPAFSRLTSRQANQVGTTYGLFSALCFVCTYFMTGIPIELGVWQIFLIGMIPFVSFVVSGSMMRYLLHRRGHFSIDVFIAGTAIVPLALTSILVGFISFTAFSLIIPIILWGFSYTVLTLYTGYSQLLNITEAKSAIIVALMLVANSFVCFSLITKFIT, encoded by the coding sequence ATGGCAAGGGCGGAGAATTATTATTCAACTTTAGGGGTATCCCAGAAAGCGACTATCAAAGAAATCAAATTAGCTTTTCGTCGTCTGGCTCGTCAATATCATCCTGACTTAAATCCAAACGATCCTGTTTCGGCAGAAAAATTCAAACAAATCTCTCAAGCATACGATATTTTATCAGACACGACCAAGCGCCGTCGTTATGATCGTCGTATTCCTGTTAACGGCAGAGAAAAAACAGCCAAAAAACGGACAACTCCTTCTCAACCAAGGCGAAAAATGACCCATCCGCAAACGGCTCAAGAGTTTTATAATCGAGGAACTCTGCGGACTCAAACAAAAGATTATCAAAGAGCTATTGAGGACTATACCCAAGCAATCCGACTTGACCCCAAATTTATCGATGCTTATCTTAAAAGATGTGAAATGCGCTATAAGCTTGGAAACAATCAGGGAGTTTTAGACGATTGCTACCAAATATTTAGCATAGATTCTAAAGTTGCCAAGGCTCATTACTATCAGGGAAGAGCCCGCTATAGTTTAGGTTATACTGAACCAGCGATTGAGTCTTATAGTCTGGCGATCGCACAAGACAATCATTATCCTCAAGCATATTATTATCGAGGCATAGCTTATAAAGATCTGCAAGTTGCTGACTCTGCCATCCAAGATTTAAATCAAGCAGCAGAATTATTCCGTACTCGTAAAAATTATGAAGCCTACCGTCGTAGCCTAAAAGTTATTAATGAAATAACCAAAAATAAAAATATTTTCGGATGGATGGATAGTCTAATTCAAAATTCTTTGGTAACTATGAGTCTCTCTTTCTTTAATCCTGGAGGAGGTTTGTTACCTGCTTTTTCAAGGTTGACTAGTCGGCAAGCGAATCAAGTAGGAACTACATATGGTTTATTTTCTGCTCTATGTTTTGTATGTACTTATTTTATGACTGGCATCCCCATAGAACTAGGTGTGTGGCAGATATTTTTGATTGGTATGATTCCGTTTGTCAGTTTTGTAGTATCAGGAAGCATGATGCGCTACTTATTACACCGTCGAGGTCATTTCTCTATCGATGTTTTTATTGCAGGAACTGCGATTGTTCCCCTTGCTCTTACTTCGATCTTAGTCGGATTTATCTCCTTTACCGCTTTCTCTTTGATTATTCCTATAATACTTTGGGGTTTTTCTTATACAGTGCTAACTTTATACACTGGATATAGTCAATTGTTAAACATTACAGAAGCCAAATCAGCCATAATCGTTGCTTTGATGTTGGTAGCTAACAGCTTTGTCTGTTTTTCGTTGATAACGAAATTTATTACTTAA
- a CDS encoding glycoside hydrolase family 10 protein, whose product MKERIAKSFDIYANKLVQFSQANGRQFWLIFLFLLACTLVCITPFSGLSQQLPAENETLTLTRSCPADNVKDLRELRGVWLTNVDSDVLFDRKRTTEAIALLAESKFNTLYPTVWNWGYTLYPSKVSEDVTGLALDPHEGLKNRDILDEIVTAGHQQGMSVIPWFEFGFMAPADSELAQRHPQWLTKRADDSTIWWEGNVHQRVWLNPLRPDVQQFMTDLIVEIVSNYDIDGIQLDDHFGYPSEFGYDEYTVKLYQQEHQGKLPPQDPKDPDWVRWRADKITVYVENLFQEIKSHNPQAIVSVSPNPQDFSLNSFLLDWYQWERKGLIEELIVQVYRDRQDSFIKELEQPAILAAKEHIPVGIGVLSGLKGRPILWHKIYQQVKIARERNFAGISFFFYESLWNLATESPQRRQAALKNLFHHQAQRPNLSDCEFSSQ is encoded by the coding sequence ATGAAAGAACGCATCGCCAAGTCATTTGATATTTATGCCAATAAATTGGTGCAATTTAGTCAAGCTAATGGTCGTCAATTTTGGTTGATTTTTCTGTTTCTTTTGGCGTGTACTCTTGTATGTATTACGCCTTTTTCTGGTCTTTCCCAGCAATTACCAGCAGAGAACGAAACTTTAACTTTAACTAGAAGTTGTCCAGCAGATAATGTAAAAGATCTCAGGGAGCTACGAGGAGTCTGGCTAACCAATGTAGATAGCGACGTTCTGTTTGATCGTAAACGAACCACAGAGGCGATCGCTCTGTTGGCAGAATCCAAATTTAATACTCTCTATCCTACAGTCTGGAATTGGGGTTATACTCTGTATCCTTCTAAAGTTTCTGAGGATGTTACGGGTTTAGCTCTCGATCCCCATGAAGGATTAAAGAACCGAGATATTTTAGATGAAATTGTCACGGCTGGACATCAACAGGGAATGAGTGTAATTCCCTGGTTTGAGTTTGGCTTTATGGCTCCTGCCGATTCAGAATTAGCTCAACGTCATCCTCAATGGCTAACTAAACGAGCAGATGATAGCACTATTTGGTGGGAAGGGAATGTACACCAAAGGGTATGGTTAAATCCTCTTAGACCCGATGTGCAGCAATTCATGACCGATTTAATTGTGGAAATTGTCAGTAACTATGACATCGATGGTATTCAGTTAGATGATCACTTTGGTTATCCCTCGGAATTTGGCTATGACGAATACACAGTCAAGCTCTATCAACAGGAACATCAAGGTAAATTACCGCCCCAAGATCCGAAAGATCCCGATTGGGTTCGCTGGCGCGCTGATAAAATTACTGTTTATGTCGAAAATTTATTTCAGGAGATTAAGAGCCATAACCCTCAAGCAATTGTTTCCGTATCACCCAACCCACAGGATTTTTCACTTAATTCGTTTTTGCTGGATTGGTATCAGTGGGAGAGGAAAGGTTTAATTGAGGAATTAATTGTCCAGGTTTATCGCGATCGCCAGGATAGCTTTATTAAGGAACTAGAACAACCGGCGATTTTAGCAGCTAAAGAACATATTCCGGTCGGGATTGGAGTTTTATCGGGCTTAAAAGGTCGCCCAATTCTCTGGCATAAAATTTATCAGCAAGTAAAAATAGCCCGCGAGCGTAACTTTGCGGGAATATCCTTTTTCTTTTACGAGAGTCTCTGGAATCTAGCAACCGAATCTCCTCAGAGAAGACAAGCTGCCTTGAAAAATTTATTTCACCATCAAGCTCAACGACCTAATCTGTCGGACTGCGAATTCTCATCCCAGTGA
- a CDS encoding COP23 domain-containing protein: protein MMKVSLSTQILVSVGVTLGAIATLSQPSYAQGRFFCNEEQLVTNVRTERGEVPIIRWFDRSFPPPWTPIERCNQVSARFEQFNSNGTLKYIKASEINNHPVLCVAGYKGGGCLPNGLLVTFKPGTDPNLTLTRLLDRRAWVSGKPINLSGGNSDYAPRTSKADRQLIFEVNGETYFDMESWLKQEE, encoded by the coding sequence ATGATGAAAGTTTCTTTGTCTACTCAAATTTTAGTTAGCGTTGGTGTTACTCTAGGTGCGATCGCTACTCTAAGTCAGCCTAGTTACGCTCAAGGGCGGTTTTTCTGTAATGAGGAGCAACTAGTGACCAATGTTCGGACAGAAAGAGGAGAAGTTCCTATAATTCGCTGGTTTGATCGTTCTTTTCCTCCTCCTTGGACTCCCATTGAACGATGCAATCAAGTATCTGCTAGATTTGAACAATTTAATAGCAATGGGACTTTGAAATATATTAAAGCCTCAGAAATAAACAATCATCCTGTATTGTGTGTCGCTGGTTATAAGGGAGGAGGCTGTTTGCCCAATGGATTGTTGGTAACTTTTAAACCTGGCACCGATCCGAACCTTACTCTAACCAGACTGCTAGATCGTCGTGCTTGGGTATCTGGTAAACCAATTAATCTTAGTGGTGGCAATAGCGATTACGCTCCGCGTACCAGCAAAGCTGATCGCCAATTGATTTTTGAAGTCAATGGTGAAACATATTTTGATATGGAAAGCTGGTTGAAGCAAGAAGAATAA
- a CDS encoding S8 family serine peptidase: MLKDTKYVILRSQEILVPTTDNLGVRRGANTFALDPEQMQIEATELSLSERNDLRRDPRTMAIAPAFPLKLIAPVESQDVATPAADSTWGIEAVGATSSPFDGSDITVAVLDTGIDPSHSAFAGVNLVQKNFTTESDNDLDGHGTHCAGTIFGKDVENTRIGVARNVRRALIGKVLGAGGNSSLTIAKAIQWAVNEGAHVISMSLGIDFPGYVRSLTDIQGLAIEPATSIALEGYRANINLFTELSRFVQAQGLFGQGTIIVAASGNESNRPSYEVSVAPPAAGTGVIAVGALQEGSSGFSVASFSNDQVNISAPGVNVISAKVGGGLRSLSGTSMATPHVAGVAALWGQRQLSTTGRVNHQVLMAQLIASGTLDPLAPGYEIDNVGTGMVQAP, translated from the coding sequence ATGTTAAAGGATACAAAATATGTAATTCTTCGCAGCCAAGAAATTTTGGTACCGACAACAGACAATCTAGGTGTCAGAAGAGGGGCTAATACTTTTGCACTAGATCCTGAGCAAATGCAAATCGAAGCAACTGAACTCAGTCTCTCCGAACGCAACGATCTACGTCGTGACCCCAGAACTATGGCGATCGCACCAGCTTTTCCCTTGAAACTGATCGCACCAGTAGAATCGCAGGATGTAGCCACTCCTGCTGCTGATTCAACCTGGGGTATAGAAGCCGTTGGCGCAACCAGTTCTCCCTTTGATGGTAGCGATATTACAGTTGCAGTTCTGGATACAGGAATTGATCCATCTCATTCTGCTTTTGCAGGAGTTAATCTGGTTCAAAAGAACTTTACTACTGAGTCAGATAATGACTTGGATGGTCATGGGACTCATTGCGCTGGAACAATCTTTGGCAAAGATGTTGAGAATACTCGTATCGGAGTTGCCCGAAATGTCAGACGAGCTTTGATTGGCAAAGTCCTTGGTGCAGGAGGAAATTCATCACTTACTATTGCTAAAGCAATTCAATGGGCAGTTAATGAAGGAGCTCACGTAATCTCCATGTCTCTGGGTATTGATTTTCCAGGATATGTTAGATCCTTGACAGATATTCAAGGATTAGCGATTGAACCAGCAACCTCGATCGCTTTAGAAGGTTATCGTGCCAATATCAATCTTTTCACCGAACTCTCTCGCTTTGTCCAAGCACAAGGTTTATTTGGACAGGGAACAATTATCGTTGCCGCATCAGGAAATGAAAGTAACCGTCCTAGTTACGAAGTCTCTGTAGCTCCCCCTGCTGCTGGCACTGGGGTGATTGCAGTCGGAGCTTTACAAGAAGGTTCTAGTGGCTTTTCTGTCGCCAGCTTTTCTAACGACCAAGTAAATATCTCTGCACCAGGAGTAAATGTAATATCAGCCAAAGTAGGTGGAGGATTGAGGAGCTTGAGTGGAACAAGCATGGCAACTCCTCATGTTGCTGGAGTGGCTGCTTTATGGGGGCAACGTCAGTTAAGTACGACGGGTCGAGTGAACCATCAAGTATTAATGGCTCAATTGATTGCTAGCGGAACACTTGATCCTCTCGCTCCTGGTTATGAAATAGATAATGTTGGCACAGGAATGGTACAAGCTCCTTAG
- a CDS encoding bifunctional serine/threonine-protein kinase/formylglycine-generating enzyme family protein, producing the protein MISQCLNPNCLHVNLENTELCEKCNSQLVLVDRYRAISLLGQGGFGRTFLAIDELKPSKPRCVVKQFLPEVKGKKALKKAAELFEREAMRLEELGKHKQIPELLAFFNQEDRQYLIQEFIDGNDLAKELAISGVFNQQQIKELLEDLLGVLKFVHENNVIHRDIKPENIIRRKKDGKLVLVDFGAAKEAVGADTSVVGTIIGSVAYIAPEQAVGKAKFASDLYSLGATCLHLLTNVEPTELFDTNEGEWMWRNYLQNNEIDYELSHVLDKLVEGATKRRFQSVEEVLQSLSAENTSALQTSSPKTVKSNYKHQKSHPKKRQKINQNGHKLKLKVVEYDFVTISDDPCLIVGKKFSLPTRRHSGKAKYITLDLGNDVTLDLIGIPGGKFLMGSPESESEREPEEAPQHLVSIRPFLLSKYPITQAQWQAIMGENPARFVNKDLPIAQSKKPVERVSWFDCCLFCDQLSALIGREFRLPTEAEWEYACRGKTQTPFHFGSTISTELANYNGEDAYGSGFVGENRHQTTDVDSFSANKFGLYDLHGNVAEWCADTWHDNYQNAPSDGSAWTSNNPKDDRVLRGGSWLHFPGSCRSAQRFQSSPKNKSDAFGFRIASSV; encoded by the coding sequence ATGATTAGTCAGTGTCTTAACCCAAATTGTCTTCATGTAAATCTGGAAAACACAGAGTTATGTGAAAAATGCAATTCTCAGTTAGTTCTTGTAGATCGCTATCGTGCTATTAGTCTTCTTGGTCAAGGTGGTTTTGGCAGAACATTTTTAGCAATTGATGAACTAAAACCATCTAAACCCCGTTGTGTAGTTAAACAGTTTTTACCTGAAGTTAAAGGCAAAAAAGCCCTCAAAAAAGCTGCTGAATTATTTGAACGGGAAGCAATGCGTTTAGAAGAATTAGGTAAACACAAACAAATTCCTGAACTACTAGCATTTTTTAATCAAGAAGATCGCCAATATTTAATTCAAGAATTTATTGATGGGAATGATCTAGCCAAAGAACTGGCAATTAGTGGAGTCTTTAATCAACAGCAAATAAAAGAATTATTAGAGGATTTATTAGGAGTTCTTAAATTTGTTCATGAGAACAACGTTATCCACCGAGATATTAAGCCCGAAAACATTATCAGGCGAAAAAAAGATGGAAAACTAGTCTTGGTGGATTTTGGTGCTGCCAAAGAAGCAGTTGGTGCTGACACATCAGTAGTTGGCACCATAATTGGTTCAGTCGCTTATATTGCTCCAGAACAGGCTGTCGGAAAAGCCAAATTTGCCAGCGATCTTTATAGCCTTGGTGCAACCTGTCTTCATTTATTGACCAATGTTGAACCAACAGAACTGTTTGATACTAATGAAGGTGAATGGATGTGGCGTAATTATCTTCAAAATAATGAAATTGATTATGAATTAAGTCATGTTCTGGATAAATTGGTCGAAGGAGCAACTAAACGTCGTTTTCAATCTGTAGAAGAGGTCTTACAAAGTCTATCAGCAGAAAATACTTCAGCTTTACAGACTTCCAGTCCCAAAACCGTAAAAAGCAATTACAAACATCAAAAATCTCACCCGAAAAAGCGACAGAAAATTAACCAAAATGGTCACAAATTAAAATTAAAAGTAGTTGAATATGACTTTGTGACTATTTCTGACGATCCCTGCCTGATTGTAGGTAAAAAATTTAGCTTACCAACTCGTCGCCATTCAGGGAAAGCGAAGTACATAACTCTTGATTTGGGCAATGATGTAACTTTAGATTTAATTGGTATCCCTGGAGGTAAGTTTTTGATGGGTTCTCCAGAAAGTGAATCAGAACGAGAACCAGAAGAAGCTCCTCAACATCTTGTATCTATTCGCCCTTTTCTACTCAGTAAATACCCCATAACTCAAGCTCAATGGCAGGCAATTATGGGCGAAAATCCAGCTCGTTTCGTAAATAAAGATTTGCCGATCGCCCAGAGCAAAAAACCTGTAGAGAGAGTTTCTTGGTTTGACTGTTGCTTGTTTTGTGACCAACTCTCGGCTCTAATAGGTAGAGAATTTAGATTGCCAACAGAAGCAGAGTGGGAATATGCCTGTCGGGGAAAAACCCAAACACCCTTTCACTTTGGCTCAACAATTAGCACCGAACTAGCTAACTATAACGGTGAAGATGCTTATGGCTCAGGTTTTGTGGGAGAAAATCGCCATCAAACTACTGATGTTGATAGTTTTTCTGCTAATAAATTTGGTTTATATGACCTTCATGGCAATGTGGCAGAATGGTGTGCTGATACTTGGCACGATAACTATCAAAACGCTCCTAGCGATGGCAGTGCTTGGACAAGCAATAACCCCAAAGATGATCGTGTGTTAAGAGGAGGTTCCTGGTTACATTTTCCTGGAAGTTGCCGTTCTGCTCAACGCTTTCAATCTTCTCCTAAAAATAAATCGGATGCTTTTGGCTTCCGTATTGCTTCCAGCGTCTAA